CCAATTAGACAATCCCTTATCTAGTTTTAAAAGTCTTGATTTTCTAttgagatatatatataatatctaAGATCATTATAAGTGaatgacagagaaggaaaaatggatgttttctttttcctttatattAATTAGCTTCTGAGTTTGAATTTCACTGTGTTTCAGGTCAAAGCATACTGCTGGATTTATCATACACTCTTATGAGATTTCAcggggtttttttccagataaGCCAGGATCTGAAAATCAGACCGGGAAAGAACCTCAgcccttttaaaaatacatttggaaGTTTCAGAGATTATGGAAAAATTCTTAAAATGTTAAAtcaaagaggaaagaaaatcctAACACCTATTTTAAGACAATGGACGTGTCCTAGTTTCCTAGGACAATGCCTAGTTTCAGAATGCTGCTGGAAACAACAAGGTCTCCAGCCATTACTGGACCATTTAAATATTCTCAGGTTTCTGCAACCATATTCCTTCCCTACATTGGTTGTTTGGATGGAGCCAAACAGAATTTATAGatataaaaacaattatttgggttatatatatatcatatattctagagaaacaggagaagaaaagaatatAATTATACAAATTATTACAAAATTGGTGTGAAAGACTGTCAAAGAAAGCAACTTCTGCTGTTGACAAATCATTTCTAAAAGTCAGAAAAATTCTCCATCCAGTTGGTCTGTGTATGTGCCACAGTCTTCCTCAGCAACATCAGCTCACCTCATAGCCCGGCTGAGTTTCTCATAAGTcatgctgctgttgtttttcttctttccccacaGCTGGGCCACagcttcagattttaaaaatctgaagacACCTTCTGACCGGTCTTCCCACTTGATTAATCCTGGGTTTTTATCAGGATTGAGAAGAATATCTCGAATAAATTCCCAAAGATGAGTTCCTCGAGGGtctgaaaaaggaaagaggGCAGGAAGGAGTGTCTCAAGAGCTCTCTGGGCTATGATTCCAATTTTTATGCCGTCTACAAAGGTTGAACACTCAGGCCATAGTTTCTGGAGCACAGGACCCCCACCTCAGAGATATACAGGTGAAAAACACTGGCAGCCTTTTGACTGCAGGTAAGCATCGGCCTCAGGCAGGCAGGTAGGAGCCCCAGCAACAAGGGGAAGCAGAGTCCAAACCACCCACTgcttccttctgcctttggcaCTGTTCCTGCCCTAAAGAGAACATGTTTAAGCCTTCCCCTCATCTCATTTGCCCATTTCCCCTGATCCCTGTCTACAGCACAGCATGTAACCTGATATTATTGTGCGGCATATGAAACAGCCAGATTACCGTGAAACAGGCACTGAACCTCCatgcatttaaaatacagaCAGAAGGCACAGGAGGTGAACTGCCATTCTGCATGAATGAGTAAGTAAGAAGGTGTAGAGTGGATAGAAGGACAGTGACAAAACTGGCCAGCCAAAATTGTATGTAAAAAGGGAACCAAAAAGTTTGACCATGGTGTAGAAAAGACAGATTCCAAGTTCAACAGGTAGACCTCTCAGTTTAAGCACAGTTACTATAAAGATAGAACCAGAAAGTCcaggtcaaaaaaaaaaaaaaaaatccaccaaatcAGATGAAGTAGTTTACAAATGAAGAATAACAAAGACAGTGACAAGGTGAGCCAGAAAGACAGCAGTCCTTTGGTCTGACTTCAAAAGCATGCAATTAGACCAAATTAAGAAGGAAACAAGCTAGTCAAAGATGTGAAGGTAACTTGGAAATGGTATGCAGTGCAGTATAAGTAGAATTAGATTTCAGTCAACTAAtccaatatttttctttattattgtAATTGTTTTCTAGACCCATTAAAACGTTGTGGATCTAACCTATCTGAACATCAGTAACTTATGGTCATGATACGGAGCAGTACTGGAGGAACTGGAGATGAAGGGGACTAGTCCAGACTGCCAATGTCACCTGTTTTATATGCCCAGGCTCTGACTGAGAtgttagaatcacagaacatctCAAGTTGGAACGGACCTATAAAAATCATCAAGTCTTactccctgctcctcacaaGACATTCTAGAACTAAACCACATGACTAAGAGCATTGTCCAGATGCTCCTTGAACTCagtcaggcttggtgctgtgaccactttcctggggagcctgttccagtgaaTGACcatcctctgggtgaagaaccttctCTGTTGTGCAGTCTGAACTTTCCCTGGCACACCTTCACTCCATTTCCTCATATCCTATCACTGGTCACTAGACAGAGATCAGCACCTCCCCCTCCACTGCCCTCCCTGAGGAAGCTGGAGACTGGGATGTGTCAACCTtcagccttctcttctgcaaGCTGAACAAGCTGACAGACCTCAGTTCTTCACAGGTCTTTCTTCAGACAAGTCCTGTCTAATCCTTTCATGAACAACCTttttataaacacacacacacacacacaaaccacCACCGAGATATTTGTGTACAGATATAAAGTTCAGTAGTTCTGCTGGGGCAAAGCAACAGAACAAGAATAAGAAGAGTCAGGAAGAGACAGTCTGGAGGTCATATTGAAACAGGATGAACACAAATACCACAAAATGCAGTGAAAGACCAATACTAAGCTTTCCTATTATAACCAGGGAATTAAATAGGATGGAAAAGACATACACAGGATATTTACAGCATCAAAAAACCTCAGTAAAGTACGTTAATGGAACTATGTACAGAAATCACAGTTATGGTATCCTGTCTTCAGAGTCAGGTTGAATAAAAACTTGCAGAAAATGTAGGTGACGGGAGTGGAGAGACTGTCATATCAGGGGATAAGAAGGTGGCAAGATTGAGGCACAGGTTCTTGCTTGTGATATCGTGCATGAGAAGTTCTGCAAGGAGATGCTGAGCAGGGTCTGCGGTGCGTGCTGCACCTGGCAGGCACAGGCACAAGCATGACTGTGCCCACGCACAGGCCCTTCTGATTAAATCCTGGGTCTTCCTCATCAGTCCTTTACTCCACTCCACTAGCCCAGCTTAACAGGGCAGAGGAAGCTGGTTTCTGGTTGCTTCCCTATAGGCCATCACTGATAAAAACAATTTGAAAAGTTTAACAATATTGAGTCCAAAAATTACTCATGATAAACAAGCAGTACTAGATAGTCAGATCCTTTCAGAATTCAATCACAATAATGATTTAACATGTTTTGCGTTCAAAATACTTCCTCTTCCCTCACAAATAGGATCtgattttcatttgtttctttttccttcaataAACTAACCAACCCTTATAAGCATGGATGTTGACTTACTGTGCTTCTTGGTGTGGGACTTTGGGGTATGATCTTGCGATTTTTTTGCATCTGAAGAgtctgcagagaaggaaaatgaagtCTATTTGTAAATTTGATTAAAGGCTTTCCATTGACTAGCAGgttgaaagaaataaaaccacaaaaaagaacaaatatcTCTTCTAAAGATAATCACTTTTCGGAAGGTAATCTAAGTGAGGAGGgagagttttgttttctgtactATATGTTAATCAGCACACTTCTCAAAGAGACCACTGATGAATAAAGAATGAATGCAGAGGTAAACATTTGGCTTTTGAAAGCTAAATTTGATTAACAAATACCTCACCTCATattgtgtgtgagagagagaaaaataggaTGATCACATCTGTAAAAGGAATCCTGAATTGTCCCATTATCTTAGTCTTTGCTGAAGCACGTATCTTTGGGGGCTTATTTGTTTCTGAAGAGATGATCTAATGGGAAATGTATGTGCTGGTACCAAAGCACAGAACACCTACCTGACTAAAACATAATGAACTGGCAAAGCGCTGCTGTTTAGGGGGGCAGGGTGGGGGAAAGGGGCTGCACTGGTAGGAGTTTTTGGCAGCAGGACAAGCATATATTTTTCTGTGGCTCAGAGCCATAGGAACAAGCCATTTCTCATCAATGGTACTTTAtcacctgcagccagccagagaAGAAATGGGATTTCTGGCACAAGCATTtcttcagaaatgaaaaaaaaaaaaaaagttctgccTCTTCATGACTGTAACCTACCTCGCAGTCTGCACGTTCAACCCTCCCGCCCCCAAACCACcgcagcctggctctgctcttGTACTTAATGAATAGCTTTCATCTGATTGCTCTAAGTCTCACAAAATCTGTGGGATAGACCTGAGAGGGAGCCCcttctgtgtttgcttttcagCATACCTTGTCCCTGAATCCCATAAAGCAAAGCTTAGCTTAAGGTCCCACGCATGTTTTCCCAGCTTCTATGAATGCACAATTATCATATTTTTCATGGAAACCAGGCATTTGCATGGGAAAATGACTcacaggaaatatttatttgcataGAAACTTGTCAGATTTGCACAAGCTACTGCAATAACTGCATGTGAAAAGGTAGATGCAAACTTATTCACACACTTGCTTTATTCATACATAACTGGAAACATAAACTGAACAAGACCGTGGGGATAGGCCTAACCTCTGCTATTCTAAGTCTGATAAATTATTGTCCTTGACCCCCAAGCAGCAAACGTGCTCTGAGTCATTTTGCCTTCCCACTCTCAAAGAGCAGGAACTAGCCTGAACCTCACTCAGCTTGGAGGGGGGTGTGGTGTGGGGGAAGTAAAATGAGGCTTATTTCACTGCCTTTCCTCAGATTATGATTCCCCATATGTTATTAAAAGCCTGTGGGAACTCCAGGTAACGACTGCAGGACCCAGTTCTTTATTTGCCCTCATATAaatctttctcattttaaaatccCACAATTCGCTTGCAAATGTTTGTTATGCTCCACTTAGCTGGAAATTTATTCTTGGAAGTTCAGTTGCCTTCTGCCTAGCCAGTGATTTATTCTGGATTTCAGCTGTGTAAATagcctcctgctctgccacagCTCCTACATGGAGACTGGTTTCAAACATGCCATGTTAGGAGGCTGGGGCCTGACAGATGAAAAGAGTTATGATGCAGTTTCAACAAAACCATCTTGCAAAACTTTTGACAAAAGGTTACACATTATTTGCATATGATTCAGGAATGAGCCATTTTTTTACGGGATATACAAATTTAGTTTTTACAGGAGGCTGTGCCCTTGGTGTGCCACCCTAGCTCTAGGCTTAAGCAGTCAGCAGATAAACACACCGTGCCGGGATCTGGACaggtccccagccctgtcagaGCCCCGAAATCCTGGTAGCCATCTTGTGAGAGTGGGTGGAGGTGGTGGAGAAAGCAAACAGGgtgtttggttggggttttttaagagGTTTGGTGGCTTTCTTCTTCTGGTCAagtttctccctctctcctttttttttttttttttgtggttttttttttgtttgtttgtttttgttttttgttttgttttgggtttttttttgtttggttttgtaaaTTCGTAGCTGAGTGCATTAGTTAAACTGTATGTCACCTGGCCAATCCAGCTCAAGAGTCTGGAGGAGCAGGGGATGGCaggcagcggggctggggccaCTGCCCACGTGCAGAAGCacagggctgccccagtgcaagGCTGGTCTACAGCAACACGctctcctttcttctcctccagCACTTCCAGTGCCTTCTCCCTCAGATCTCTGCTTCAAGGCCTCCCAAGAAGAACCCGCCTTTCGCTCCCCGCTTTCTCGCTCCCCTGCCGCCTCTGCTTTACTCTTGTCCCACCGCCTTGCTCTCCTGCCTCCGTCCTGGCGGCAGCCCCCAGGACAGGGCCCACAGGGCCTTTGCCACGTGTGGTCAGACTGCACTTTGACCAGGCACTCCAGCAAACAGGTTTGCTCTGTCTCCCGCCCCTCGGCAGGCCGATCTGAGCTCTCCCTCACGGAAGGCAGGCGGGTTCAGCGAGCAGCCCGCTGTCAGCTCGGagaggctgcaggagggagcCCGTGTGCCAGCGCATTTGGGCACAGGGCTTGGTGTCTGCCCTACAGCTGCCCCAGGCCAACCCGAGCCTggccccaaacccagcagcctGCTGAGCGTGAATCACGGGCTCACCGAGGAGCACGGCCGCTCTGGGGAGCAATGGGGCACTGTTTGCCCGTGTGCTGCACCGCAGAAAAGCGTGGTGTAGCTGGAATGTCTTGTCTCTCTGACACTCGTGTTTACCCCTTTGACTCAGTCACTTTAAAAGATATGTGGAGATTACAGATTACTTGATCATCTTCCTCTTGACAGAGAGAAGACAGAAGCATTTCTTTAAAGAAAGCTATTGTAATAATGACAGCTAATAAATCTGTCAGAATCATCATTGCTTGGTTTAAAATTACTAGAGGCTCAGATGCAATCCTACAACAGAAGACCACAGAGACTATTACATCTCAGTAGCTCTGGGACAAGTgacaaacaattaaaaatataattacaaGTTTCTTACCAGAAGATTGGTGACTAGGTGTCATCATGGAAATCTGAGCACGACAGAATGTTTTACTGTCCAGTAACTCTGGGAATTAAAAGGAAGACATTTAAACTAATAGCCTCAGACAACAATAAAGCCATCTCAGAATGCATGAAGTATTGTGGTGTTAGTTACCTACTGTGCTACCATAGCCACTGTCATAAAGATAATTCTCTTCTTTCCAGGACACCATTAATGACGGATCTGAAGGTAAAGGACCAAAAAAGAATTGGATCACTAAAAGAATGTTTTTCAGCACAGAGGTAAATATTGAGCACTGAAAGAATAtaaaatgtgcaaaaaaaaaaaaaaaaaagctgccaaGGGAACCAAGAAGTGAAGGGGCTATgtacaaaattatttcctttcactCAAATTATGCATGGAGCTTTGCATAGTCAAGCAAATGTATTTACACAAAGCACTGATTTTTAGAAATAATGTAGTATGCTCTTCCTTCTCCTGACTAGTATATAATTTATGCCTGGCCTTGGAGGAGGTTTCCTATGCCAGATCAACTCCAACTCTACCCAATCCAGTCCTGAACTCTCAGCCCCTAATGATTATGACAGTGCGTTGGAGCCACAGAGATGAAAGTGTTTTCAAATATCTAGTAAAAAAGAAGGATGCTTATGATGAGTATTTATTTCTACAATGGTAGAACTCGAAAGTCCTCTCTGAAACACAGCTTATTGTTTAAGCACATAGTGAGAAACATCAAAGCCTAATCCTAGATGAAGGGCCATTTTATTCCGGGCACAGTAAGTCCCCATCCTTAACCTAAAAAACCACCTTCATTATTAAAGAGGAATAATTTTTAGTGACCTTCTGGTCATATGGATCAATATAAGCAAAACAGAAGTACTGTCTTTATGACCTGTACACTGGTCTGGAAGATACTTCCTTCACAGTGCATTTTTAAGGTCAGAAGccttaaaaatctctttttcttttgaaaccaGGTCAGAAGGGATGAGATATAAGGTTCAAATCTAGGTTAAGcctaatttttttcatgttcatataaatgaaatcaaaaaccccaaaatgagtTACAGCTAAATAATCATGTTTGGCCAAGTTACCACTGATGACATAGGAATTTCGCAGGCATGCTAACTAATAGCTGCATGTTTGGGCGCCCAGAGCTTGCGTTCCTACAATAGCACACACCCTTTGCTTGCTTGGACACCTGATCTGCCTAATGTTGCCTCTGAAAACAGGCCTTACCCAGACAGAACACAGGGAAAGTGTTCACCTTTGTTCATTTTGGCCTTTTTCAGTACCCATGTCTTTGCAGCTGTGATGGGTTACTGGAGTGAAATGCGATTCCCCTCAAAACcgccagccctgtccctgcctcatGAGGAGTAACTTTCCCAGCAGCTCTAATCCACAATTCCTCATCCTTCACATGCAGAAATTTAATCCACTCCCACTGGCCATGGTTGGTACCACCAGAGCCCCACGAGGCCATTCCTGATTCAACACATCCAGGATAACCACCCATCAGTTAGTCCTTTCCAAGATGCACAGCTGAGGTGCTTTGCCCTCATCTCTagtaggaggaggaggaaataaTATTATACCAGGATCTCATAAATCAGGACTTAAAGGATTACTGGAGTTACCTCTATGGAAAGCAGCAAGGCTGCCTCATGCACATCTCCCATATACCAGGAGTGGATTGTAGATTGCAATCCTTGCCTGCTGCAAGGAGAGTGTGGGTAATGTTCCTGGCTGGAGAGGCTGGGCTCCAACAGTTTAAGTGGATAAACAGGCTGACAGTATTTGTCAGAGACACCACATGCAACAGATCAGTATTTGTTCTGCCAGGAGATATCAAAACGTGGCTCATGGGCACACCTACATACAAAGAGGCTGGGACTACGGGGATAGAGAGTGTGTGGATATGGACAGGCGTGATCTGGCAAAGGAACAAGGTAAATAATTGTGCCTGAAGAGGACGGTTGAATCAAGCTGAAGTTCTTTTCTCAGTTAAACAAAGCCCTGGGAGGAAAGGGATCTAGCTATAAACACACTCAGAAAAAGACTTGCAacagcagaaatgcagatttgATCAAACCAAACTACTGCCTGAATTTCAGTTTCGTTGAAACTggtgaaaaaattaaaatgtaacattttgttttctttccaagctGGTTTTTGGGAATCTCCTCATGTTTCAAACATTAACAACACTtcacaacaaaatattttttcttcctttctctcttcctttttttttaaaggagcaTGTTGTTAAAATAGTTGTTTTGAAATCTGCTgaatgaatcacagaatgaagTAATCTACAAAGCTGCCTCCATGGAGCACCTCAAACTATTCCAACTCTGAACATCCATGTAGACTGCTGATACTGCCGAGGTCTCCCAGGAAAAGTGGCCACATGTATGTGGCATTACCCGAAACTTCAGATGTAGGCACTGACTGACATTTGTATTAATTCTTTAATTCTGCATGatacattttccattttatttaatGCCACTTTGATTTGTCTTCCTTGGAAGAGGGGTCCCCTCTTTTCAAAAGACAATTTACCCAACTGCTACTCACCTGTTTGCTCTGTCTTCACAATGACATTATGAGATTGGTACATGTCACTTCCACACTGACCTGCAAGAAAGCAAATTGGCAGATAGGAAGTATGAGAATGAGCACAGAGGAATTAAATGTATTAGCTCCAAGCAGCAACTTCTACACCTGAGACAGAGGGCTGATTTTGGAGTGGGAAACATTCCCTCTCTTCTTCATCCTTCAGATTTCTGCCTTAAGTAATATCCAAGAAATTTAGCAATGCCGTGAATGAGCTATAAGCAGAATAGCAAACATAGCAAGTATAATCTGCCAGGCAGGCTTCTGGGGAACGTAAATGACTTCTGAAGATCTCAGACTTTAGACTAATATACACGTGTTTCTCTCTAATATCTATTTACCGTTCCATTTTAGGTGCTGGAGGTTGCTGTAGAGCAGTtgtcctgctgtcccagctgccTGAGTGAATTCCTGCAGGCTCATACTACACAGATGTTCCCCATTGATATCAAACTCCTGAAAAGGTATGCAGTTGGCATCCAGTTGGTTGGTATcaaggaggtgctgcagccactcccagacttGAAACTTAGTCCAGTACTGCGGGTGTATTTCGTGCCACTGGGTTCCATAGAAGCTACTGGatactggaaaagaaagaaaatatttactgtcTCTGATAGCATAATAGTCATCCACAATAAGATCTATAGCCAAATTGCATGTCCTGGAAGTCTACAGATCAAGACGCTTTTCTCAGTCCTTAACATTGTCTCGGTAGCTATTGCTGGAGAAGATATTGTGAAGATTAGGTGGAAGACTGAGGTTTTGACCTCAGTTTTCCACCTAAAAATTGGGCATTATTTCATTACACACCTCTTGGCTGATTGATTTGGAGGAATTAATTTACTAATGTTGGCTAAATACACCAAAATTATCTGAGGGAAGATACTTTACAGAATACTGTTGAAAAGGGATGTGTGGGA
This window of the Anomalospiza imberbis isolate Cuckoo-Finch-1a 21T00152 chromosome 6, ASM3175350v1, whole genome shotgun sequence genome carries:
- the EHF gene encoding ETS homologous factor; the encoded protein is MILEGAGRMSINSSSNLLHQQPSWTDGYSTCNVSSSFYGTQWHEIHPQYWTKFQVWEWLQHLLDTNQLDANCIPFQEFDINGEHLCSMSLQEFTQAAGTAGQLLYSNLQHLKWNGQCGSDMYQSHNVIVKTEQTDPSLMVSWKEENYLYDSGYGSTVELLDSKTFCRAQISMMTPSHQSSDSSDAKKSQDHTPKSHTKKHNPRGTHLWEFIRDILLNPDKNPGLIKWEDRSEGVFRFLKSEAVAQLWGKKKNNSSMTYEKLSRAMRYYYKREILERVDGRRLVYKFGKNARGWRENEN